One region of Thiomonas intermedia genomic DNA includes:
- a CDS encoding PLP-dependent aminotransferase family protein, translated as MANLTDTVFASSEAATLQRHAAATLAEQLAAQFAARIRNRLLPPGSRLPSVRDCARRYGLSTQTVVAAYDRLQALGLVEARAQRGYFVRATEEALAPSIARRGAAQTEVAAPMMPPTHATALVRGMFHQMGAGAAVALRGAPGSGVLPAPWLESPALGSALRRIARANELEQASLHYGHPQGDLALREALSRQLAGLSLQAPPQQILTTNGASQALDLVLRALTRPGDAVLVESPGWAMQFAQMAHHGLKLLPVPRGADGPDLDILDQLARAHAPRLFICVSVLHNPTGQSLSAASAHRVLQLAQRYGFQVVEDDVYAALAETSSPRMSVLDQLEHTIYLSGFSKILAPGWRVGFVAAAPGIIDRLIDQKLLAVLTTPTLSERALAHVLGQGQLRRTTQQVRDRLDAARARAVRWAEKAGCRFVTPPRGLLGWVDTGVDTATLAQRLLDAGYLLAPGHLFDPQQQPSTRMRINFTQTQDEAFWRAYAAARG; from the coding sequence ATGGCGAATTTGACCGATACAGTTTTCGCATCAAGCGAGGCGGCCACGCTGCAACGCCATGCCGCGGCCACCCTGGCGGAGCAGCTTGCGGCGCAGTTTGCCGCCCGCATCCGCAACCGTTTGCTGCCCCCTGGCAGCCGCCTGCCCTCGGTGCGCGACTGTGCGAGGCGCTATGGGCTGAGCACGCAAACCGTGGTGGCGGCCTACGACCGGCTGCAGGCTCTCGGGCTGGTGGAGGCGCGCGCTCAGCGAGGGTATTTCGTGCGTGCGACCGAGGAGGCGCTAGCGCCTTCAATAGCCAGGCGTGGCGCTGCGCAGACCGAGGTTGCGGCGCCCATGATGCCGCCCACGCACGCCACCGCTCTGGTGCGCGGCATGTTTCATCAGATGGGGGCAGGCGCCGCGGTGGCGCTGCGTGGCGCGCCCGGCTCAGGCGTGCTGCCCGCGCCATGGCTGGAAAGCCCGGCGTTGGGGTCGGCTCTGCGGCGCATCGCCCGCGCGAACGAGTTGGAGCAGGCTTCGCTGCACTACGGGCATCCGCAGGGTGACCTGGCTTTGCGCGAGGCCTTGTCGCGGCAATTGGCCGGTTTGTCCCTACAGGCCCCGCCGCAACAGATTCTGACCACGAACGGTGCATCGCAGGCCCTGGATCTGGTGCTTCGCGCGCTCACGCGCCCCGGCGACGCGGTGCTGGTCGAGAGCCCCGGCTGGGCGATGCAGTTTGCACAGATGGCACACCATGGGCTCAAACTGCTGCCCGTCCCCCGAGGTGCCGACGGCCCCGATCTGGACATCCTCGATCAATTGGCCCGCGCCCACGCGCCGCGCCTGTTCATCTGCGTGAGCGTGCTGCACAACCCCACGGGGCAGAGTCTCAGCGCGGCCAGTGCGCACCGCGTGCTGCAGCTCGCGCAGCGTTACGGTTTTCAGGTGGTCGAGGACGATGTCTATGCCGCCCTGGCCGAGACCAGCAGTCCGCGCATGAGCGTGCTCGACCAGTTGGAGCACACCATTTATCTCAGCGGATTTTCCAAGATCCTTGCGCCCGGCTGGCGGGTGGGTTTCGTGGCCGCGGCACCGGGCATCATCGACCGCCTGATCGACCAGAAGTTGCTGGCCGTGCTCACCACCCCCACGCTCAGCGAACGGGCTCTGGCCCATGTGCTCGGGCAGGGACAGCTGCGGCGCACCACGCAGCAGGTGCGCGATCGTCTGGATGCGGCGCGCGCGCGTGCGGTGCGGTGGGCCGAGAAAGCGGGCTGCCGTTTCGTCACCCCGCCGCGCGGACTGCTGGGCTGGGTGGATACCGGCGTGGACACAGCCACGCTGGCGCAGCGCCTGCTCGATGCCGGTTATCTACTCGCTCCCGGCCACCTGTTCGATCCTCAGCAGCAACCCTCCACCCGCATGCGCATCAACTTCACGCAGACTCAGGACGAAGCCTTCTGGCGCGCCTACGCCGCAGCACGGGGCTGA
- the gspI gene encoding type II secretion system minor pseudopilin GspI: MGATSRGFTLLEVLVALAVVAIALLAAMRAAGSVSDNAQRYRLTVLAEQCAQDFLVDQRLSKTFLSVGQSTQSCTQANVPFTVAVDVMPTPNPNFRRVQVNVLDASGWSAWQVVTIIGNL, encoded by the coding sequence GTGGGGGCAACCTCCCGTGGGTTCACCCTGCTCGAAGTTCTGGTGGCGCTGGCGGTGGTGGCCATTGCGCTGCTCGCCGCCATGCGGGCGGCGGGCAGTGTGAGCGACAACGCGCAGCGTTACCGGCTTACGGTGCTGGCCGAGCAGTGCGCGCAGGATTTCCTGGTCGATCAGCGCCTGAGCAAGACGTTTCTCTCGGTGGGCCAGAGCACGCAATCCTGCACCCAGGCGAATGTGCCGTTCACCGTGGCGGTCGATGTCATGCCCACGCCCAATCCGAACTTCAGGCGGGTTCAGGTCAACGTGCTCGATGCCAGCGGCTGGAGCGCCTGGCAGGTGGTCACCATCATCGGAAATCTGTAG
- a CDS encoding pilus assembly FimT family protein: MPTSEAGSKSSNGVFGLAPPRWRQARWGPSRGFTLLEMLVALIIVGMVTALAAFALPPSENAQMQREAQRLSALFDAARQHAAETGVPLAWASGPTGYAFVQIGPQGWEPVDSDLLRPRLWPWLGGEHDVAPQDWRSALGGQPREAAYSAGMVTVHLREGGVRSLGTPPSWLLFGSEPVGGPIEIVLSDGAERDRIQSDGFAPFVVSRSRS; encoded by the coding sequence ATGCCGACATCGGAAGCTGGCAGTAAGTCCAGCAACGGCGTCTTCGGGCTGGCGCCGCCGCGTTGGCGACAAGCGCGGTGGGGGCCTTCCAGGGGATTCACTTTGCTGGAGATGCTGGTGGCGCTGATCATCGTCGGGATGGTCACCGCGCTGGCGGCGTTTGCCCTGCCACCCTCCGAGAATGCGCAGATGCAGCGCGAAGCGCAGCGACTCTCGGCCCTGTTCGACGCGGCCCGTCAACATGCGGCGGAGACCGGCGTGCCCCTGGCCTGGGCCAGCGGGCCGACGGGCTATGCCTTCGTGCAGATCGGGCCGCAGGGCTGGGAGCCGGTGGATTCCGATTTGCTGCGTCCGCGCCTGTGGCCATGGCTGGGCGGCGAGCATGACGTCGCGCCTCAGGATTGGCGCAGTGCGCTGGGCGGCCAGCCGCGCGAGGCGGCCTATTCCGCAGGAATGGTGACGGTGCATCTGCGCGAGGGCGGGGTGCGCAGTCTGGGTACGCCGCCGAGCTGGCTGCTGTTCGGCTCCGAGCCGGTGGGCGGCCCGATCGAGATCGTGCTGTCCGATGGCGCCGAGCGCGACCGCATTCAGTCCGACGGCTTCGCGCCCTTCGTCGTCAGCCGCAGCCGATCATGA
- a CDS encoding DMT family transporter — protein MSTPSASATTRSRARTSAHGKALALGLLGVGLFALSLPMTRLAVGSTQAPQLSPEFVALGRAAVAGVLAALWLVWQRAPLPGRRDWALLAAMAGGVVFGFPLLTSIALREVDAVHASLILALLPLFTAALGALLAGQRPSAGFWLCALLGAALVMTYALLHGSGPLVLKLRLADGLLAAAMLSAAVGYALGGHLTRSRPAGQVIGWALVLSLPLTVPAAWWLRPVAPVQLSAWSGFAYVAVVSMWLGFLAWYRALALGGTVRISQLQLLQPFLSMLAAAALLHEVLDLTTLLFAGAVLAVVFVARRMPVHEAPHPVPGSRS, from the coding sequence ATGTCCACACCATCCGCCTCCGCCACCACGCGATCGCGCGCCCGGACCTCCGCGCACGGCAAGGCGCTGGCCCTGGGTCTGCTCGGCGTGGGGCTGTTTGCGCTTTCGCTGCCGATGACGCGCCTGGCCGTCGGTTCGACCCAGGCGCCGCAACTGTCGCCCGAGTTCGTGGCGCTGGGGCGCGCTGCAGTGGCGGGCGTGCTCGCAGCCCTCTGGCTGGTATGGCAACGCGCGCCCTTGCCCGGTCGCCGCGACTGGGCTCTGCTGGCCGCGATGGCAGGCGGTGTGGTGTTCGGCTTCCCCTTGCTGACCTCCATCGCCCTGCGTGAGGTCGATGCGGTGCACGCCTCGCTCATTCTGGCCCTGCTGCCCTTGTTCACCGCGGCGCTAGGCGCGCTGCTGGCAGGTCAGCGTCCGTCTGCCGGGTTCTGGCTCTGCGCCCTTCTGGGCGCCGCCCTGGTGATGACCTACGCCCTGCTGCACGGTTCAGGGCCTCTGGTCCTGAAGCTGCGCCTGGCCGATGGTCTGCTGGCGGCGGCCATGCTGTCGGCCGCGGTGGGCTATGCCCTGGGCGGCCATCTCACGCGGTCGCGCCCCGCCGGGCAGGTGATCGGTTGGGCGCTGGTGCTCAGCCTGCCCCTCACCGTGCCTGCAGCGTGGTGGCTGCGCCCCGTTGCCCCGGTGCAGCTCTCGGCCTGGAGCGGTTTCGCTTATGTGGCCGTGGTGTCGATGTGGCTGGGTTTCCTGGCCTGGTACCGGGCCCTCGCCCTGGGCGGCACCGTGCGCATCTCGCAGCTGCAACTGCTACAACCTTTCTTGTCGATGCTGGCCGCGGCGGCCTTGCTGCATGAAGTGCTCGATCTCACCACCTTGTTGTTCGCTGGCGCCGTGCTGGCCGTCGTTTTTGTCGCGCGGCGCATGCCAGTGCATGAGGCGCCGCACCCTGTTCCTGGCTCCCGGAGTTGA
- the gspG gene encoding type II secretion system major pseudopilin GspG has product MVLAAPPGHAALRKARGFTLIELMVVLVIMGVLAALIVPNIMGRTDEARQTAAKTDIATLMQALKLYKLDNGIYPSQQQGLQALVVKPTTPPIPNNWKPYLEKLPTDPWGNAYEYLNPGVKGPVDVFSYGADGKPGGEGANADIGSWQ; this is encoded by the coding sequence ATGGTTCTTGCCGCGCCCCCCGGGCACGCTGCCCTGCGCAAGGCCAGGGGGTTCACCTTGATCGAGCTCATGGTGGTCCTGGTCATCATGGGGGTGCTGGCCGCGCTCATCGTGCCCAACATCATGGGCCGCACCGACGAGGCGCGTCAGACCGCCGCCAAGACGGATATCGCCACCCTGATGCAGGCGCTCAAGCTGTACAAGCTCGACAACGGCATCTATCCCAGCCAGCAGCAGGGTTTGCAGGCGCTGGTGGTCAAGCCGACCACCCCCCCGATCCCGAACAACTGGAAGCCCTACCTCGAAAAACTCCCGACCGATCCTTGGGGCAACGCGTATGAGTACCTCAATCCGGGCGTGAAGGGCCCGGTGGACGTGTTCAGCTATGGCGCAGACGGCAAACCCGGCGGAGAGGGGGCCAATGCCGACATCGGAAGCTGGCAGTAA
- a CDS encoding type II secretion system protein N, whose protein sequence is MNSASAHRSRQVALMLGVLLAFACAALAVTWVLRLVASPQTVPAGAQLIGALSPEQAARQAARLFGAEPVGAASAAPSAPSRFRLYGVIAGGDSGSALIGVDGKPPRAVRVGDPVAPGIVLHATGYKIVWLDYNGTRQELKMDPQHAFSSNRGFNPPSFAQRPQPFPQPPLAAPGIAPAQVTPATTDNER, encoded by the coding sequence ATGAACAGTGCCTCTGCGCACCGCAGTCGGCAGGTGGCCCTGATGCTCGGCGTCCTGCTGGCGTTCGCCTGCGCGGCGCTTGCCGTCACCTGGGTGTTGCGACTGGTGGCGTCGCCGCAGACGGTTCCGGCCGGTGCGCAGCTCATCGGCGCGCTCTCGCCCGAACAGGCCGCGCGGCAGGCGGCAAGGCTGTTCGGCGCCGAACCGGTGGGCGCGGCCAGTGCCGCCCCGTCCGCGCCGAGCAGGTTTCGTCTGTACGGCGTGATTGCCGGAGGTGACAGCGGCTCGGCGCTGATCGGCGTCGATGGCAAACCGCCTCGCGCCGTCCGCGTGGGCGACCCCGTCGCACCTGGCATCGTGCTGCACGCCACCGGCTACAAAATCGTCTGGCTCGATTACAACGGCACACGCCAGGAGCTGAAGATGGATCCGCAGCACGCCTTCTCCTCCAATAGGGGCTTCAATCCGCCAAGCTTCGCGCAGCGCCCCCAGCCGTTCCCGCAGCCCCCCCTGGCGGCACCGGGCATAGCGCCGGCCCAGGTGACGCCAGCCACAACGGACAACGAGCGGTAA
- the aspS gene encoding aspartate--tRNA ligase encodes MSLRSQYCGQVTEAQMGQTVSLCGWVHRRRDHGGVIFIDLRDREGLVQVVCDPDRAAMFAAAEGLRNEFCVQVQGLVRPRPAGTENEGMTSGKIEVLCHDITVLNASVTPPFQLDDDNLSETTRLTHRVLDLRRPQMQHNLKLRYRVAMAVRRFLDAQGFIDIETPMLTKSTPEGARDYLVPSRVHDGEFFALPQSPQLFKQMLMVSGFDRYYQITKCFRDEDLRADRQPEFTQIDCETSFLNEQEIRDLFETMIRGVFKDVLGVELANPYPVMPYGEAMARFGSDKPDLRVKMEFTELTDVMGDVDFKVFSGPATTPGGRVVALRVPGGGEMSRSEIDAYTDFVKIYGAKGLAWIKVNDVSKGRDGLQSPIVKNLHDAAIAAILARSGAQNGDLLFFGADKSKIVADAIGALRVKIGHSDFGKSHGLFENVWKPLWVVDFPMFEFDEDNQRWAAVHHPFTAPKDGHEELMDSAPEKCIAKAYDMVLNGWEIGGGSVRIHRAEVQSKVFSALKIAPDEARAKFGFLLDALQYGAPPHGGIAFGLDRIVTMMTGAQSIRDVIAFPKTQRAQCLLTNAPSPVDEKQLKELHIRLRNPQPGM; translated from the coding sequence ATGAGTCTGCGTAGCCAATATTGCGGTCAGGTGACCGAAGCCCAAATGGGGCAAACCGTGTCGTTGTGCGGCTGGGTGCATCGCCGCCGCGATCACGGCGGAGTCATCTTCATCGACCTGCGCGACCGCGAAGGCCTGGTGCAGGTCGTGTGCGACCCCGACCGCGCCGCCATGTTCGCCGCGGCCGAAGGTCTGCGCAACGAGTTCTGCGTGCAGGTGCAGGGCCTGGTGCGGCCACGGCCTGCTGGCACCGAAAACGAGGGCATGACCTCGGGCAAGATCGAGGTGCTGTGCCATGACATCACCGTGCTCAATGCCTCGGTCACGCCGCCGTTCCAGCTCGACGACGACAACCTGTCCGAGACCACGCGGCTGACCCATCGCGTGCTCGACCTGCGCCGTCCGCAGATGCAGCACAACCTCAAGCTGCGCTACCGGGTTGCGATGGCGGTGCGCCGCTTCCTCGACGCCCAGGGCTTCATCGACATCGAAACGCCCATGCTCACCAAGAGCACGCCCGAAGGCGCGCGCGATTACCTGGTTCCCAGCCGTGTGCACGATGGCGAGTTCTTCGCCCTGCCGCAGTCGCCCCAGTTGTTCAAGCAGATGCTCATGGTCTCGGGTTTCGACCGTTATTACCAGATCACCAAGTGCTTCCGCGACGAAGACCTGCGCGCCGACCGCCAGCCCGAGTTCACCCAGATCGACTGCGAGACCTCCTTCCTGAATGAGCAGGAGATCCGCGACCTGTTCGAGACCATGATCCGCGGCGTGTTCAAGGACGTGCTCGGCGTGGAGCTGGCCAACCCCTACCCGGTCATGCCCTATGGCGAGGCCATGGCCCGATTCGGCTCCGACAAGCCGGACCTGCGCGTCAAGATGGAGTTCACCGAACTCACCGACGTGATGGGCGACGTGGACTTCAAGGTGTTCTCCGGCCCGGCCACCACCCCCGGCGGCCGCGTGGTCGCGCTGCGCGTGCCCGGCGGCGGCGAGATGAGCCGCAGCGAAATCGACGCCTACACCGACTTCGTCAAGATTTACGGCGCCAAGGGCCTGGCCTGGATCAAGGTCAACGACGTGAGCAAAGGCCGCGACGGTCTGCAGTCGCCCATCGTCAAGAACCTGCACGACGCCGCGATAGCCGCCATCCTTGCGCGCAGCGGCGCGCAGAACGGCGACCTGCTGTTCTTCGGCGCCGACAAGTCCAAGATCGTGGCCGACGCCATCGGCGCCCTGCGGGTCAAGATCGGCCACAGTGATTTCGGCAAGAGCCACGGCCTGTTCGAGAACGTCTGGAAACCGCTCTGGGTCGTCGACTTCCCCATGTTCGAGTTCGACGAGGACAACCAGCGCTGGGCCGCCGTGCACCACCCCTTCACCGCACCGAAGGACGGCCATGAAGAACTGATGGACAGCGCCCCCGAGAAGTGCATCGCCAAGGCCTACGACATGGTGCTCAACGGCTGGGAGATCGGCGGCGGCTCGGTGCGCATCCACCGCGCCGAAGTGCAGAGCAAGGTGTTCTCGGCCTTGAAGATCGCCCCCGACGAGGCCCGCGCCAAATTCGGCTTCCTGCTCGACGCCCTGCAGTACGGCGCCCCGCCGCACGGCGGCATCGCCTTCGGCCTGGACCGCATCGTCACCATGATGACGGGCGCCCAGAGCATCCGCGACGTCATCGCCTTCCCCAAGACCCAGCGCGCCCAGTGCCTGCTGACCAACGCGCCCAGCCCGGTCGATGAGAAGCAGTTGAAGGAGTTGCACATCCGCCTGCGCAATCCGCAGCCGGGGATGTGA
- a CDS encoding helix-turn-helix transcriptional regulator: MIPPPHVLQDLIEAIYCAALSPVAWSHVASLLREQFGSVMESFYVLDPALGTVTSLYMQGVEERWVESLPEMFFRDDNPFTAHALVLNKPGTVRTSENLSALLGKDELPFTHSAYFNEWMRPQGFRHTLGTTVSASGMRSANVSLFRATDQRAFNDPDAVALDLLARHFGFALRMHERLAEADVTAAAAIDALELLHSPLAVVDGRRCLIYASPGLETMLRMGEILFLSASRLSASMPQDDDKLARIVHDVVNAKTTAVTRCILGPEGGAALHVQAFPLVRPNFTGSPGPRHVVLLITGTEAASHHRLEELARRFGLTRSQARLASALCGGSTLREAADRCGISYGTARGYLKMIFLKTGTHRQTDLVTLLLVDARR; this comes from the coding sequence ATGATCCCTCCGCCCCATGTCCTGCAAGACCTAATCGAGGCCATTTACTGCGCGGCGCTGTCACCAGTGGCCTGGAGTCACGTTGCGTCGTTGCTGCGGGAGCAGTTTGGTAGCGTGATGGAATCGTTTTATGTGCTCGATCCCGCACTGGGCACGGTAACCAGCCTGTACATGCAGGGTGTCGAAGAACGCTGGGTCGAATCATTGCCCGAGATGTTTTTTCGTGACGACAATCCGTTTACCGCCCATGCCCTCGTGCTCAACAAGCCCGGTACGGTACGCACCAGCGAAAATCTGTCAGCGCTATTAGGCAAGGATGAGCTGCCTTTCACACATAGTGCCTATTTCAACGAGTGGATGCGGCCACAGGGCTTTCGCCATACTCTGGGAACGACGGTGTCAGCCAGCGGCATGCGCTCGGCGAACGTCAGCTTGTTCCGGGCCACCGACCAGCGCGCTTTCAATGATCCTGATGCAGTAGCGCTGGACCTGCTCGCGCGTCATTTTGGTTTTGCCCTGCGCATGCACGAGCGACTGGCCGAAGCTGACGTGACCGCCGCTGCGGCGATCGATGCCCTGGAACTGCTGCATTCTCCGTTGGCTGTCGTCGATGGACGGCGGTGTCTGATTTACGCGAGCCCAGGTCTGGAAACGATGCTTCGCATGGGTGAGATTCTGTTTCTGTCCGCCAGTCGCCTCAGTGCGAGCATGCCGCAGGATGACGACAAGCTCGCCCGCATCGTGCATGACGTCGTCAATGCGAAGACCACCGCCGTCACTCGTTGCATCCTGGGCCCAGAGGGTGGGGCAGCGTTGCATGTGCAGGCATTCCCCTTAGTTCGCCCGAACTTCACGGGGTCGCCAGGACCTCGGCATGTCGTGCTGCTCATTACGGGAACGGAAGCCGCCAGTCACCACCGTCTCGAGGAACTCGCGCGACGTTTCGGCCTCACCCGTTCCCAGGCGCGTCTGGCATCAGCGCTGTGCGGCGGGTCGACGCTGCGAGAGGCAGCCGACCGCTGTGGCATCAGCTACGGCACGGCACGCGGCTACCTGAAGATGATCTTTTTGAAGACAGGCACCCATCGTCAGACGGATTTGGTGACCCTGCTACTTGTCGACGCCCGTCGTTAG
- a CDS encoding FmdB family zinc ribbon protein: MPIYAYKCDACGHTMDALQKMSDAPLTDCPHCGKPALHKQVTAAGFQLKGSGWYATDFKGGGGASATAAPAAAAASSSSSDSAAPAACGASCACH; encoded by the coding sequence ATGCCGATCTACGCCTACAAATGTGATGCCTGCGGCCACACCATGGACGCGCTGCAAAAAATGTCAGACGCGCCGCTGACCGACTGCCCGCATTGCGGCAAACCGGCGCTGCACAAACAGGTCACTGCCGCCGGATTCCAGCTCAAGGGTTCGGGCTGGTATGCCACTGACTTCAAGGGCGGCGGCGGCGCCAGCGCCACGGCGGCTCCTGCTGCGGCCGCGGCCTCTTCCTCTTCTTCAGACAGTGCGGCGCCCGCCGCGTGCGGAGCTTCGTGCGCCTGCCATTGA
- a CDS encoding 3-deoxy-7-phosphoheptulonate synthase: MPRIDDPTHDHEAGVLDGTLDTTRIDDTRIKAVRALVSPALLLGELPVTEAVEAVVERSRTAIAEVLQGQDDRLVVVVGPCSIHDHDQAMDYARRLKAEAGALDDALVVVMRVYFEKPRTTVGWKGYINDPRLDGSFRINEGLQRARQLLLDINALGLPAGTEFLDLLSPQYFSDLIAWGAIGARTTESQSHRQLASGLSCPVGFKNGTDGGVQVAADAMVSAASGHAFMGMTKMGVAAIFETRGNADCHVILRGGKAPNFDAASVDAACAVLAKAGQREQVMIDCSHANSAKQPRKQMEVAASIAQRIAAGERRIVGVMVESHLCEGRQDLKPGQTPAPGVSITDACLSWDDTVPLLRGLADAVRARRSGGAPQPRAAA; this comes from the coding sequence ATGCCCCGCATCGACGACCCCACTCACGATCACGAAGCCGGTGTGCTCGACGGCACGCTCGACACCACTCGCATCGACGATACCCGCATCAAGGCGGTGCGGGCCTTGGTATCGCCTGCGCTGCTGCTCGGAGAGTTGCCGGTCACCGAGGCGGTGGAGGCCGTAGTGGAGCGCAGCCGCACGGCCATCGCCGAGGTGCTGCAAGGGCAGGACGACCGTCTGGTCGTGGTGGTCGGGCCATGCTCGATCCACGATCACGATCAGGCGATGGACTACGCCCGACGCCTCAAGGCCGAGGCGGGTGCGCTGGATGACGCGCTCGTCGTGGTGATGCGCGTGTACTTCGAGAAGCCGCGCACCACCGTGGGCTGGAAAGGCTACATCAACGACCCCCGGCTGGATGGCAGCTTCCGCATCAACGAGGGTCTGCAGCGCGCGCGGCAGTTGCTGCTCGACATCAATGCCCTGGGGCTGCCCGCGGGCACCGAGTTTCTCGATCTGCTGTCGCCGCAGTATTTCAGCGACCTGATCGCCTGGGGCGCGATCGGCGCGCGCACGACGGAAAGCCAGAGCCACCGCCAGCTCGCGTCGGGTCTGAGTTGCCCGGTGGGATTCAAGAACGGCACCGACGGCGGGGTGCAGGTGGCGGCCGATGCCATGGTGTCGGCGGCCAGCGGCCATGCTTTCATGGGCATGACCAAGATGGGCGTGGCGGCGATTTTCGAGACCCGCGGCAATGCCGATTGCCACGTCATCCTGCGCGGTGGCAAGGCGCCGAATTTCGACGCCGCTTCAGTGGACGCGGCCTGTGCCGTGCTCGCCAAGGCGGGTCAGCGCGAACAGGTGATGATCGACTGTTCGCACGCCAATTCGGCCAAGCAGCCGCGCAAGCAGATGGAGGTGGCCGCCAGCATCGCGCAGCGCATCGCCGCGGGCGAGCGGCGCATCGTCGGCGTGATGGTCGAAAGCCATCTGTGCGAGGGTCGGCAGGATCTCAAGCCCGGCCAGACGCCCGCGCCCGGTGTGTCCATCACCGACGCCTGCCTGAGCTGGGACGATACGGTCCCCTTGCTGCGCGGGCTGGCCGATGCGGTGCGGGCGCGCCGGTCAGGCGGAGCACCTCAGCCCCGTGCTGCGGCGTAG
- a CDS encoding DUF502 domain-containing protein produces MSLKSIFIAGMLVWLPLTITIWVLWQLLAVFDGIFRAMVSALSTVAPSLAPALDKLVNIPGVGVVLVLAAIFLTGLAVANMVGQWWLARWDGLMARIPLVKTIYSSVKQVSDTLFSSSGNAFRKALLVQYPHQGAWTIAFMTGTPGGEVAEHLQGDHVSVYVPTTPNPTSGFFLMLPRSEVIELQMSVDTALKYIISMGVVVPGGPSNPQVH; encoded by the coding sequence ATGAGCCTGAAAAGCATTTTCATCGCGGGCATGCTGGTCTGGCTGCCGCTGACCATCACCATCTGGGTGCTGTGGCAGTTGCTGGCCGTGTTCGATGGCATCTTCCGGGCCATGGTCAGCGCGCTGAGCACGGTGGCGCCCAGCCTGGCCCCGGCGCTGGACAAGCTGGTGAACATTCCCGGCGTGGGTGTGGTGTTGGTGCTGGCGGCCATTTTTCTCACCGGCCTGGCCGTGGCCAATATGGTCGGGCAGTGGTGGCTGGCCCGCTGGGACGGGCTGATGGCCCGCATTCCGCTGGTCAAGACGATCTACAGCAGCGTCAAGCAGGTGTCGGACACACTGTTTTCGAGCAGCGGCAACGCCTTCCGCAAAGCCCTGCTGGTGCAGTACCCGCACCAGGGCGCATGGACGATCGCGTTCATGACGGGCACGCCCGGCGGCGAAGTGGCCGAGCACCTGCAGGGCGATCATGTCAGCGTCTATGTGCCGACCACCCCCAACCCGACTTCCGGCTTTTTTCTGATGTTGCCGCGCAGCGAGGTGATCGAGCTGCAGATGAGCGTGGACACTGCGCTCAAATACATCATTTCCATGGGCGTGGTCGTGCCTGGCGGCCCCAGCAATCCGCAGGTGCACTGA